Proteins from a genomic interval of Brachybacterium vulturis:
- a CDS encoding nucleoside-diphosphate sugar epimerase/dehydratase: MSIFTLRDDARPARRTGESKRASAARRWGVRPRLIRRDPAELHVAPEQVADKPAETVEAGPAVPVPRAAPRPRARRARRELQPAALPFALVDAMVWFLGLWIASGLRLETPAISAGIGIDGRATPFFGLLICAGVAVLAYTLLARTLHLHQGRHLVGSFDELMPLAVTVGAVSAVVTLLNLAAPVRMVPLTAPLIAAPVVLVLAGMVRYLVRRAVLRATRHLRADTTGRALIVGAGEVGRNLTDSMRRDTSSPWEPVAFLDDDPRKRHLRHAGAAVLGTTKELTRVATSSRADVLVIATPYISAMTIGKLTAEATAIGLPVKIVPPLGEMLGGVRHADLREIQPQDLLGRRPVETDLSTISGMLAGKTVLVTGAGGSIGSELCRQISTFGPSELVMLDRDESALHALLLSMDGTADLEKDNMELADIRDAERLDAVFARHLPDVVFHAAALKHVNMLEKSPDEAYKTNVLGTHNVLEAAERHGVERFVNVSTDKAADPTNVLGLSKRVAEGLTAQKALTAAHGSWVSVRFGNVLGTRGSVLHTFIAQIERGGPVTVTDPEVTRFFMTVSEAVQLVLQAAVVGDSGKALVLDMGEPVRIEHLARQLIEASGRDVDIVYSGLRPGEKMHEVLFSAVDASQPTAHALVTGVPVAPVDMRDIPTSRSMHDAAQFMGVMSGVCSSMSAPMAVGF, from the coding sequence ATGTCCATCTTTACTCTGCGCGATGACGCTCGTCCTGCGCGTCGCACCGGAGAGTCGAAGCGAGCCTCCGCGGCTCGGCGCTGGGGCGTCCGCCCTCGTCTCATCCGGCGGGACCCGGCGGAACTGCACGTGGCCCCCGAGCAGGTGGCGGACAAGCCTGCGGAGACTGTGGAGGCCGGACCTGCTGTGCCTGTGCCCAGGGCGGCACCGCGGCCGCGGGCCAGGCGCGCGCGTCGTGAGCTGCAGCCCGCAGCCCTTCCTTTCGCCCTGGTCGACGCGATGGTGTGGTTCCTCGGCCTGTGGATCGCCTCCGGACTCCGGCTGGAGACTCCCGCCATCTCGGCCGGGATCGGAATCGACGGGCGGGCCACCCCCTTCTTCGGCCTGCTGATCTGTGCCGGGGTCGCGGTCCTCGCCTACACGCTCCTGGCACGCACGCTCCACCTGCATCAGGGACGACACCTGGTGGGCAGCTTCGACGAACTGATGCCGCTCGCCGTCACCGTGGGCGCCGTCTCCGCCGTCGTGACCCTCCTGAACCTGGCGGCTCCGGTCCGGATGGTCCCCTTGACTGCTCCACTCATCGCGGCCCCCGTGGTGCTGGTGCTCGCCGGCATGGTCCGCTACCTCGTGCGACGGGCCGTGCTCCGGGCCACCCGGCATCTGCGAGCCGACACCACCGGCCGGGCGCTCATCGTGGGTGCCGGTGAGGTGGGCCGCAATCTCACCGACTCCATGCGCCGCGACACCAGCTCGCCCTGGGAGCCGGTCGCCTTCCTCGATGACGATCCCCGGAAGCGGCACCTCCGCCATGCCGGCGCCGCGGTGCTGGGGACCACGAAGGAGCTGACGCGGGTTGCGACGAGCTCCCGCGCCGATGTGCTTGTGATCGCCACCCCGTACATCAGCGCCATGACGATCGGAAAGCTCACCGCAGAGGCCACGGCGATCGGCCTGCCGGTGAAGATCGTTCCGCCCCTCGGGGAGATGCTCGGCGGGGTACGGCATGCCGACCTGCGCGAGATCCAGCCTCAGGACCTGCTGGGGCGCCGCCCGGTCGAGACCGACCTCAGCACCATCTCCGGCATGCTCGCCGGGAAGACGGTGCTGGTGACCGGCGCAGGTGGGTCCATAGGCTCGGAGCTGTGCCGACAGATCTCGACCTTCGGCCCGAGCGAACTGGTGATGCTCGACCGTGATGAGTCCGCCCTGCACGCGCTGCTGCTGTCGATGGACGGCACCGCCGATCTGGAGAAGGACAACATGGAGCTCGCGGACATCCGCGATGCGGAACGGCTGGACGCCGTCTTCGCCCGTCACCTTCCCGACGTCGTCTTCCATGCCGCCGCTCTCAAGCACGTCAACATGCTCGAGAAGTCGCCGGACGAGGCGTACAAGACGAACGTGCTGGGCACCCACAACGTGCTCGAGGCCGCCGAGCGCCATGGCGTCGAGCGATTCGTGAACGTCTCCACGGACAAAGCCGCCGATCCGACCAATGTGCTGGGGCTGAGCAAGCGGGTCGCGGAGGGTCTGACCGCGCAGAAGGCGCTGACGGCCGCGCACGGCTCCTGGGTCAGCGTGCGGTTCGGGAACGTCTTGGGCACTCGTGGTTCGGTGCTCCACACCTTCATCGCGCAGATCGAGCGCGGTGGACCGGTCACGGTCACCGACCCCGAGGTGACCAGGTTCTTCATGACCGTCTCCGAGGCCGTGCAGCTCGTGCTCCAGGCGGCCGTGGTCGGTGACAGCGGCAAGGCGCTCGTCCTCGACATGGGGGAACCGGTGCGGATCGAACATCTGGCGCGGCAGCTCATCGAGGCCTCGGGGCGGGACGTGGACATCGTCTACTCCGGACTGCGACCGGGCGAGAAGATGCACGAGGTGCTGTTCTCAGCGGTCGACGCCTCACAGCCCACCGCCCATGCCCTGGTCACCGGCGTCCCGGTGGCACCGGTGGACATGCGGGACATCCCGACCTCGAGGTCCATGCATGACGCCGCTCAGTTCATGGGCGTCATGTCCGGTGTGTGCAGCTCGATGAGCGCGCCCATGGCTGTGGGGTTCTGA
- a CDS encoding CDGSH iron-sulfur domain-containing protein: MKKDMDVDHPDVVLCPRGPMLLRGEHVVEDEDGNEHQTWRPVSAVCRCGASGIKPWCDGNHKLIRKR; this comes from the coding sequence ATGAAGAAGGACATGGATGTCGATCATCCGGATGTGGTCCTCTGCCCCCGCGGACCGATGTTGTTGCGAGGCGAGCACGTGGTCGAGGACGAAGACGGGAACGAGCACCAGACGTGGAGGCCAGTAAGTGCCGTCTGCCGGTGTGGTGCTTCGGGAATCAAACCGTGGTGCGACGGAAATCACAAATTGATACGCAAGCGCTGA
- a CDS encoding DegT/DnrJ/EryC1/StrS family aminotransferase, whose amino-acid sequence MSYAERAAVIEAFDSGWIAPLGPAVDDFEQRMADRLGRRHAVALSSGTAALHLGLLAWGVGPGDVIPTSTMTFAATANAISYTGATPYFVDADPQTGQMDPGLLEEVLSTLQRDGRSVPAVVPVDLLGSCADYTRIGAIAWRYGARVLADSAESLGAHHAGRPAGKLGDAAILSFNGNKVMTTSGGGMYLTDDEATASRVRFLATQAREPVAHYEHREIGYNYRLSNLLAGVGIAQLGRLDDMIARRRARREAYAALVADSPGVEIFQRSGDLDDNCWLTAAVVDPDVAGFSAADLGAVLTAARIESRPLWKPMHLQPIFASSPARITGAAERLFSTGLALPSGSALTEAECRQVDGVLHEFLASRMRCSTSRSTTVL is encoded by the coding sequence ATGTCCTACGCCGAACGTGCCGCCGTGATCGAGGCCTTCGACTCAGGGTGGATCGCTCCGCTCGGTCCGGCGGTCGACGACTTCGAGCAGCGGATGGCGGACCGCCTCGGGCGCCGCCACGCCGTCGCCCTCAGCTCCGGGACCGCAGCCCTCCACCTCGGGCTCCTCGCCTGGGGCGTGGGGCCGGGTGATGTCATCCCGACCTCGACCATGACCTTCGCCGCGACCGCCAACGCGATCTCCTACACCGGGGCGACCCCGTACTTCGTCGATGCGGACCCGCAGACCGGGCAGATGGACCCGGGACTGCTCGAGGAGGTGCTGTCCACGCTGCAGCGGGACGGGAGGTCGGTCCCTGCAGTCGTCCCCGTGGACCTGCTCGGCAGCTGCGCCGACTACACCCGGATCGGCGCCATCGCCTGGCGGTACGGTGCCCGGGTGCTCGCCGACTCGGCCGAGTCCCTCGGCGCCCACCATGCCGGCCGCCCCGCCGGGAAGCTCGGGGATGCCGCGATCCTGTCCTTCAACGGCAACAAGGTCATGACCACCTCGGGCGGGGGCATGTACCTCACCGACGACGAGGCCACCGCCTCACGAGTCAGGTTCCTGGCCACGCAGGCCCGGGAGCCGGTCGCGCACTACGAGCATCGGGAGATCGGGTACAACTACCGACTCTCGAACCTGCTCGCGGGGGTGGGCATCGCCCAACTCGGTCGACTCGACGACATGATCGCGCGCCGCCGGGCGCGTCGCGAAGCCTATGCAGCCCTGGTCGCGGACTCGCCCGGGGTCGAGATCTTCCAGCGAAGCGGTGACCTGGACGACAACTGCTGGCTCACCGCAGCGGTCGTCGATCCCGACGTGGCGGGCTTCTCCGCCGCGGATCTCGGGGCAGTGCTGACAGCGGCCCGGATCGAGAGCCGGCCGCTGTGGAAGCCCATGCACCTGCAGCCGATCTTCGCCTCCTCCCCGGCCAGGATCACGGGGGCCGCGGAGCGGCTGTTCAGCACCGGGCTCGCACTCCCCAGCGGGTCGGCACTGACCGAGGCCGAGTGTCGTCAGGTCGACGGGGTGCTGCACGAGTTCCTCGCGTCGCGAATGCGATGCTCGACCTCGAGATCGACGACCGTATTGTGA
- a CDS encoding alpha/beta hydrolase-fold protein: MKKNDNDGITEYKQTSPSAGRDGPHREGRAPAAPDREVPMTCPTEGPMFPAALWEPSMRRAGDDATTPVRRRDDAISPGGRGGVGPQLLHQDGDRALVRFRHTARTASAVALQANGWWRPVPSDACELRPQADGRWEGVFEVPADWRASYGFAVHHGPAEPPWRTAGMKTPGAEVMPDPGNPRRHRAGRGGATRSLIALPDDGPFAPGDAAGPDPQVLPVTAPPHGPRTRWWTSRPGDAGCEGLDPGAALPLLVLTDGEQHVDHLRTPALLARGVACGVLPPMTAVFLDSGPRRSEVLGVPGGHARWIAEQLLPALRTHGLGTGPGRVRVNTAAARTIVAGSSFGGLTALFAGARAPLLIGAVIAQSVSLWRYPPGALVPPLLRAAAQPLRLRLQVGRYEGDMAERSRELHDALTAGAARCGTSLDMSLTTHSGGHDWAWWQPLMLRELSSLLR, from the coding sequence ATGAAGAAGAATGACAATGACGGAATTACTGAGTACAAGCAGACCTCGCCGTCGGCAGGCCGTGACGGTCCGCACCGTGAGGGGCGAGCACCGGCGGCCCCGGACCGAGAGGTGCCCATGACCTGCCCCACCGAGGGCCCGATGTTCCCCGCCGCGCTCTGGGAACCGTCGATGCGCCGCGCCGGCGACGACGCGACCACCCCGGTCCGGCGGCGCGATGACGCCATCTCACCCGGCGGTCGCGGGGGCGTCGGCCCGCAGCTGCTCCACCAGGACGGAGATCGCGCGCTGGTCCGCTTCCGCCACACCGCGCGGACGGCGAGCGCGGTGGCGCTGCAGGCGAACGGCTGGTGGCGTCCCGTTCCGTCGGATGCCTGCGAGCTGCGGCCGCAGGCCGACGGCCGCTGGGAAGGCGTGTTCGAGGTCCCTGCGGACTGGCGTGCCAGCTACGGCTTCGCCGTGCACCACGGGCCTGCGGAACCTCCGTGGCGGACCGCAGGGATGAAGACGCCCGGGGCAGAGGTGATGCCCGATCCCGGGAATCCACGCCGTCACCGCGCCGGACGCGGTGGCGCGACACGCTCCCTCATCGCGCTCCCGGATGACGGACCCTTCGCCCCGGGCGACGCGGCCGGGCCGGATCCTCAGGTCCTCCCGGTCACCGCGCCGCCTCACGGCCCGCGCACCCGCTGGTGGACCTCGCGGCCGGGGGACGCCGGCTGCGAGGGCCTCGACCCCGGGGCCGCGCTGCCGCTGCTCGTCCTCACCGACGGCGAGCAGCACGTCGATCACCTGCGCACGCCGGCGCTCCTCGCTCGGGGGGTCGCCTGCGGGGTGCTGCCTCCGATGACGGCGGTGTTCCTCGATTCGGGTCCCCGGCGCAGCGAGGTGCTCGGTGTCCCCGGTGGACATGCCCGGTGGATCGCGGAGCAGCTGCTGCCCGCCCTGCGCACGCACGGTCTCGGGACGGGGCCCGGTCGCGTGCGCGTGAACACCGCGGCGGCCCGCACCATCGTCGCCGGCTCCAGTTTCGGAGGTCTCACCGCGCTCTTCGCGGGGGCGCGCGCCCCGCTGCTGATCGGAGCCGTGATCGCGCAATCGGTCTCGCTGTGGCGCTATCCCCCGGGTGCCCTCGTGCCGCCGCTGCTGCGCGCCGCTGCGCAGCCGCTGCGACTGCGCCTCCAGGTGGGCCGGTACGAGGGGGACATGGCCGAGCGGTCCAGGGAGCTGCACGATGCGCTCACGGCCGGCGCTGCACGCTGCGGCACGTCCTTGGACATGTCCCTCACGACGCACAGCGGTGGGCACGACTGGGCCTGGTGGCAGCCGCTGATGCTCCGCGAACTGTCGTCGCTGCTGCGCTGA
- a CDS encoding transglycosylase family protein, protein MSAPSRVPTHRADGSAIYFRGARVAPKMAAATGGAVIAAGLGITGAGVAQADTTVWDEVAQCESTGNWSINTGNGYYGGLQFYQPTWKSFGGQEFASYAHQATKAEQIAVAQRVLDRQGPGAWPVCGKRAGLTRTNGGADANAQPGERESAPSRDHDRVSTGALAVDGKSGPATTRALQGWVGTSQDGSLSRSDITALQGKVGAAQDGKIGAETTRRLRAQMGLGSNGVWDFRSNYSTVKALQVFLNEGAPASSPAPAPSAPSAPAAPSSGGLVVDGKFGPATTRALQGWVGTSQDGSLSSSDITALQSKVGAVQDGKIGAETTRKLRAAIGHGDNGVWDFRTSYSTVKALQQYLNAH, encoded by the coding sequence ATGTCCGCACCCTCACGAGTCCCCACCCATCGCGCCGACGGCTCCGCGATCTACTTCCGCGGCGCACGCGTCGCCCCGAAGATGGCCGCAGCCACCGGCGGCGCCGTGATCGCTGCGGGCCTGGGCATCACCGGGGCCGGGGTCGCCCAGGCGGACACCACCGTCTGGGACGAGGTCGCCCAGTGCGAGTCCACCGGGAACTGGTCGATCAACACCGGCAACGGCTACTACGGCGGGCTCCAATTCTACCAGCCCACCTGGAAGTCGTTCGGCGGGCAGGAGTTCGCCTCCTACGCGCACCAGGCCACCAAGGCCGAGCAGATCGCCGTCGCCCAGCGGGTGCTGGATCGCCAGGGCCCCGGCGCCTGGCCCGTCTGCGGCAAGCGCGCGGGCCTGACCCGCACCAACGGTGGCGCGGATGCGAACGCGCAGCCCGGCGAGCGCGAGAGCGCCCCCTCCCGCGACCACGATCGAGTCTCCACCGGCGCACTCGCGGTGGACGGCAAGTCCGGGCCGGCCACCACCCGGGCCCTGCAGGGCTGGGTGGGCACGAGCCAGGACGGCTCGCTCTCCCGCAGCGACATCACGGCGCTGCAGGGCAAGGTCGGCGCCGCCCAGGACGGCAAGATCGGGGCGGAGACCACCCGCAGGCTGCGCGCCCAGATGGGCCTGGGCAGCAACGGGGTGTGGGACTTCCGGTCCAACTACTCCACCGTGAAGGCGCTGCAGGTCTTCCTCAACGAGGGTGCACCGGCGAGCTCCCCGGCACCCGCCCCGTCGGCCCCCTCCGCCCCCGCAGCCCCGAGCTCCGGGGGCCTGGTCGTGGACGGGAAGTTCGGGCCGGCCACCACCCGGGCCCTGCAGGGCTGGGTGGGCACCAGCCAGGACGGCTCGCTCTCGAGCAGCGACATCACGGCGCTGCAGAGCAAGGTCGGCGCCGTCCAGGACGGCAAGATCGGCGCGGAGACCACCCGCAAGCTGCGCGCTGCGATCGGCCACGGCGACAACGGCGTGTGGGACTTCCGCACCAGCTACTCCACCGTGAAGGCGCTGCAGCAGTACCTCAACGCCCACTGA
- a CDS encoding iron-containing redox enzyme family protein, which translates to MLTPAPRGALSDSLLETLRSGDTAALSHTSTPDSPDDAQIALWSLFELHYRGFDDVAEELEWDPHLIALRRRLENGFERLLRERAPAPPAPGKFAEDFFEFVAAHDGPSVTTHLQRVASKEQALQFLRHKSIYTLKESDHTTWTIPRLPYRVKAAVMELQYDEYGGGNPHRLHANLFAKGLAASGLSAEYGHYINEAPLEVLMQNNVMSLFGLNRRLRAASLGFLAAFEATSSAPSRKIARGLKRLGFPGEMVEYYTEHVEADAVHEQLAVRNICGALLEEEPEQYENVYFGAWASLHVDDLYAEKLLEEWSE; encoded by the coding sequence ATGCTGACCCCCGCACCCCGCGGTGCTCTCAGCGATAGTCTCCTAGAGACATTGCGTTCGGGCGACACTGCGGCGCTCTCACACACCTCTACTCCGGACAGCCCCGACGATGCTCAAATCGCCTTGTGGTCCCTCTTCGAGTTGCACTATCGCGGTTTCGACGACGTGGCCGAAGAGCTTGAATGGGACCCACACCTCATCGCACTGCGCCGTCGGCTTGAGAACGGGTTCGAGCGGCTATTGCGCGAGCGCGCCCCGGCGCCGCCTGCCCCTGGGAAATTCGCGGAGGACTTCTTCGAGTTCGTCGCTGCGCACGACGGTCCCTCGGTAACTACGCATTTGCAACGTGTTGCCAGTAAGGAGCAAGCGCTCCAATTTTTGCGGCACAAGTCGATCTACACCCTCAAGGAGTCGGACCACACCACGTGGACGATACCGAGACTGCCTTACCGGGTGAAAGCGGCTGTGATGGAGTTACAGTACGACGAATATGGCGGCGGTAACCCGCACCGCCTCCACGCGAACCTTTTCGCGAAAGGGCTCGCAGCAAGTGGCCTTTCTGCCGAGTATGGCCACTACATCAACGAAGCACCACTTGAAGTGCTAATGCAGAACAACGTGATGAGCTTGTTCGGGTTGAATCGGCGACTGCGTGCGGCCTCACTCGGTTTCCTTGCAGCCTTCGAGGCAACCAGCTCCGCGCCCTCGCGCAAAATTGCCCGCGGCCTAAAGCGACTCGGCTTCCCTGGGGAAATGGTTGAGTACTATACCGAGCACGTCGAAGCCGATGCCGTGCACGAGCAATTAGCGGTACGGAACATCTGTGGTGCCCTGCTGGAAGAAGAACCGGAACAGTACGAAAATGTCTACTTTGGTGCATGGGCCTCCCTGCATGTGGACGACCTCTATGCGGAAAAGCTCCTGGAGGAGTGGTCTGAATGA
- a CDS encoding sugar transferase, with protein sequence MTLRWPLSTPSYAQVKRIADALAAGGALLVLSPVMLGTALLVRVKLGRNVLFRQDRPGADGQIFEILKFRTMLDADPANGLVTDADRTTPFGDRLRATSLDELPSLFNVLRGEMSLVGPRPLRTRYLDRYSLEQARRHEVRPGLTGLAQISGRNSLSWDDRFDLDLEYVETRSAMVDLMILLGTIPKVFRREGIVEDGQATCSDFFGPRRLGAYEIRPGDEHSDGRHWDVLNRSTGSVLARCEIDHAEGGAADAEITVDPEAEDQELLHHRTVEMLAGIGRELGLGELRLAMPPDGSVHSVCLSSSVALGTVVADDPSTVRTYSMERRGDA encoded by the coding sequence ATGACGTTGCGGTGGCCCCTGTCCACGCCCTCGTATGCCCAGGTCAAGCGGATCGCGGACGCGCTGGCCGCAGGAGGAGCGCTCTTAGTACTTTCGCCGGTGATGCTGGGCACCGCGCTCCTGGTGAGGGTGAAGCTCGGGCGGAACGTGCTCTTCCGTCAGGATCGTCCCGGCGCAGACGGTCAGATTTTCGAGATCCTGAAGTTCCGCACGATGCTTGATGCGGATCCGGCGAACGGGCTGGTGACGGACGCCGATCGCACGACGCCCTTTGGCGACCGGCTGCGCGCCACCAGCCTCGATGAGCTGCCGAGCCTGTTCAACGTGCTCCGCGGTGAGATGAGCCTGGTCGGTCCGCGCCCATTGCGGACCCGGTACCTCGATCGGTACTCGCTCGAGCAAGCGCGGCGGCACGAGGTGCGGCCGGGGCTGACAGGGCTCGCGCAGATCTCGGGACGGAATTCGTTGTCGTGGGATGACCGCTTCGATCTGGATCTGGAGTACGTCGAGACCCGCAGCGCGATGGTGGACCTGATGATCCTGCTCGGCACGATCCCGAAGGTTTTCCGTCGGGAAGGCATCGTGGAAGATGGCCAAGCCACCTGTAGCGACTTCTTCGGACCGCGGCGCCTCGGAGCGTACGAGATCCGACCGGGCGACGAGCACTCGGACGGCCGCCACTGGGACGTACTGAACCGCAGCACCGGGTCGGTCTTGGCTCGGTGCGAGATCGACCATGCCGAGGGCGGTGCCGCCGACGCTGAGATCACCGTCGATCCGGAGGCGGAGGACCAGGAGCTGCTCCACCACCGCACCGTCGAGATGCTCGCGGGGATCGGTCGCGAGCTCGGGCTCGGGGAGCTCCGGTTGGCGATGCCACCGGACGGCTCAGTCCACTCCGTCTGCCTGTCGAGTTCCGTGGCCTTGGGCACGGTCGTGGCGGACGATCCCTCAACAGTCCGAACGTACTCCATGGAAAGGAGGGGGGATGCCTGA
- a CDS encoding IS1380 family transposase — protein sequence MSHPTLFFYPRPRVDIAEVPAVSHAGAVLLTDTIGATGLARSLREALDPWTKPLAEHHAAKVLLDLAMTLAVGGEVASDTDLLRCEPGVFGDVASAPTISRILTALAQDAPAVIEAISQARRVARERAWVLAGDHSPAAAASAKKPLVIDLDATLITAHSEKEQAAPNFKRGYGFHPLCAFLDHGSDGTGEPLAIQLRPGNAGSNTAADHITVTRQALAQLPAGPLVRGGQGSKKVLIRTDGAGGTKDFLQWLTRRRLAYSVGFTLPANTPDLLKRIDEAAAWTPAYDSDDDGVRDGAFVAELTGLLDLTGWPAGMRVIVRKERPHPGAQLRITDHEGMRITAFATNTPRGQLPTLELRHRRRARCEDRIRNAKDMGLEKFPLQGFAQNQIWCQIIQLASELVAWMQTIALTSTDARKWEPKRLRARLFEVPAILVRRARRKILHLAQHAPEAIKVLTGVNRLRTAVAQT from the coding sequence GTGTCCCACCCTACCTTGTTCTTCTACCCCCGACCGCGAGTGGACATCGCCGAGGTCCCGGCGGTGTCGCATGCCGGCGCGGTGCTACTGACCGACACGATCGGTGCCACCGGCCTCGCCCGCTCGCTGCGCGAAGCACTGGATCCGTGGACGAAACCGCTGGCAGAGCACCACGCGGCGAAGGTCTTGCTGGACCTGGCGATGACTCTCGCGGTGGGCGGGGAGGTCGCCTCGGATACCGATCTGCTGCGGTGCGAGCCGGGAGTGTTCGGTGACGTCGCCTCGGCTCCGACGATCTCCCGCATACTCACCGCGCTCGCCCAGGACGCTCCTGCCGTGATCGAAGCGATCTCCCAGGCCCGCCGGGTTGCGCGAGAGCGGGCATGGGTCCTGGCCGGCGACCATTCCCCGGCTGCGGCGGCCAGCGCAAAGAAGCCGCTGGTCATCGACCTCGACGCCACCTTGATCACCGCCCACAGCGAGAAGGAGCAGGCCGCACCCAACTTCAAACGTGGCTACGGCTTTCACCCCCTGTGCGCGTTCCTGGACCACGGCAGCGACGGGACCGGGGAGCCGTTGGCGATCCAGCTCCGTCCCGGCAACGCCGGGTCCAACACGGCTGCCGATCACATCACCGTCACCCGTCAGGCTCTCGCTCAGCTGCCTGCGGGCCCGCTTGTCCGGGGTGGGCAGGGATCGAAGAAGGTCCTGATCCGCACCGATGGAGCCGGCGGCACCAAGGACTTCCTCCAGTGGCTGACCAGACGGCGGCTGGCTTACTCCGTCGGGTTCACCCTCCCCGCAAACACGCCTGACCTGCTGAAACGCATCGACGAGGCCGCGGCGTGGACCCCCGCCTATGACAGTGACGACGATGGCGTCCGCGATGGGGCATTCGTGGCGGAGCTGACCGGACTGCTGGACCTGACCGGCTGGCCTGCGGGGATGCGGGTGATCGTGCGGAAGGAGCGCCCCCACCCCGGAGCGCAGCTGCGGATCACCGACCACGAAGGAATGCGGATCACCGCGTTCGCGACCAACACCCCGCGCGGCCAGCTGCCGACCCTGGAGCTGAGACACCGTCGCCGAGCGCGCTGCGAAGATCGGATCCGTAACGCCAAGGACATGGGCCTTGAGAAGTTCCCGCTGCAGGGATTCGCGCAGAACCAGATCTGGTGCCAGATCATCCAGCTCGCCTCCGAGCTGGTCGCCTGGATGCAGACCATCGCGCTGACCAGTACTGATGCGAGGAAGTGGGAGCCCAAACGACTTCGCGCGCGGCTGTTCGAGGTCCCCGCGATCCTCGTGCGCCGTGCCCGGCGCAAGATCCTCCACCTCGCCCAGCACGCTCCCGAAGCCATTAAGGTCCTGACCGGCGTCAACCGGCTCCGCACCGCCGTCGCGCAGACCTGA
- a CDS encoding ATP-grasp domain-containing protein codes for MPEHATVVIGSAGRRLYLVDWFREAFTALGLDGRVVVTENDPTSSAASYGDIARYLPRYTDPAYGPALLDVVEELRPLLYVSVNDYELMHLHVHTDLAQQLRGRGVLVPGVSPEWQRGCADKLQMARLLDKIGVPTPLTLLGGNRDGIADLARRVDEVVVKHRFGSGSSGLALVPTHAVRGAVDDAVRTAPVARGRAPTADDVVVQPRLTGVEHGVDIVGDLHTPGELSAVLARSKLRMRAGETDKAVTVDPGPFHRNAALIARAAGLTGLIDVDMFLDAAGEASVIDINPRFGGGYPFVHLAGADVPLFYLARAFGLEAGEAWRDYGLGVLSAKYESVRVTVGSERNLPDGLPVKHRR; via the coding sequence ATGCCTGAGCATGCCACTGTCGTGATCGGTTCGGCCGGCCGGCGTCTGTACCTCGTCGACTGGTTCCGCGAGGCGTTCACCGCACTTGGTCTCGACGGGCGGGTGGTCGTCACCGAGAATGATCCGACCAGCTCTGCGGCGTCCTACGGGGACATCGCACGTTATCTGCCGAGGTACACCGATCCTGCCTACGGCCCCGCGCTCCTCGACGTTGTCGAGGAGCTGCGACCGTTGCTGTACGTCTCCGTGAACGATTACGAGCTCATGCACCTCCACGTGCACACCGATCTCGCGCAGCAGCTCCGCGGCCGCGGGGTGCTCGTGCCCGGGGTGTCCCCGGAGTGGCAGCGCGGTTGTGCCGACAAGCTGCAGATGGCGAGGCTGCTGGACAAGATCGGGGTCCCGACCCCGCTCACCCTCCTTGGGGGGAACCGGGACGGCATCGCAGATCTCGCCCGACGCGTCGACGAGGTCGTCGTGAAGCACCGTTTCGGCAGCGGGTCTTCGGGGCTGGCCCTGGTCCCAACCCATGCCGTGAGGGGCGCTGTGGACGATGCCGTCCGCACCGCTCCCGTCGCGAGGGGCCGTGCGCCGACCGCGGACGACGTCGTGGTCCAGCCGCGACTGACCGGAGTGGAGCACGGTGTTGACATCGTGGGCGACCTGCACACACCGGGCGAACTCAGTGCCGTCCTCGCCCGCAGCAAGCTGCGGATGCGCGCCGGGGAGACCGACAAGGCCGTGACCGTCGACCCCGGGCCATTCCACCGCAATGCCGCGCTCATCGCACGGGCGGCGGGGCTCACGGGCCTCATCGACGTCGACATGTTCCTCGACGCCGCCGGCGAGGCCTCGGTCATCGACATCAACCCGCGCTTCGGCGGCGGCTACCCGTTCGTGCACCTTGCCGGCGCCGATGTCCCCCTGTTCTACCTGGCCCGTGCATTCGGCTTGGAGGCGGGGGAGGCATGGCGCGATTACGGGCTCGGGGTCCTGTCGGCGAAGTACGAGAGTGTTCGCGTCACCGTCGGTTCCGAGAGGAACCTGCCGGACGGTCTTCCCGTCAAGCACAGAAGATGA